TCGCAGGACCAATTCAGTCTTCCTAAGtttatttgaagtatttgaTGTCGTGCAATGTTATTTAACACTGTTCTGGTGTTAGTGACTTAGCAGCGCATATGTTATGTATTCACTTAGTTTTCTGGAGGTGTCAAGCTCCTCTGAGGACATGTGTTTGGATGAGCTCTGGGTTTCAGAAGCACAGCAGGGAATAAACTTTATTACACTGCGGTTGGACAGCTAGCGGTGCTCGGCCCCCTCACAGCCTCTCTGTGAAGAgccggccccgcccgccgcccgtCCCCAGCCGCCATTTTGGGGCTCGCACAGCCCCTCAGCcgggcccgccccgcgcccgccaATCGCATCTctccccgctccgccccgccgcccAATGGGAGAGGTTCCCGTTTCTCAGACCCGGCCCCGCCTCTCTCTTCCTGGGGACTGACAGGTGCGTCACCCCTGTCCCATTGGCCCGCCCGCCCTAGACGGACAGCCGCTCGGACCGATCCCCTTCGCGAGGGCGTATATCGCGGCACCCTCCATCCCCACCCGCTGCCGGGAGCGAAGTCGCCCTCATTACCTCACGCAGCGCCCGGCGGCCCCCGTTGGCCGCCTTCCCCCGCTTCTCCCCGCCCCGCGGTGACGACACAGTGCCGGGGGCCGGCGATTGGCCGaccgcggggccgggcctggCTGCGCGAGGCCGAGGGGCGGGCTTAaaggggggcggcggcggcggggcctgggcggcggggagcggcgcggcCGGGGCGCGGTGagggcccggcggggcgcgcGGCTTTTAACCGATTTCCCTCTTCTTCAGCCCGTTTTTGCCGCAGGAGGGGGGGGGTggcgagcggggccggggctccccgcggccTCAGCTCtgtgggcgggggggggggcggtgaggcgggggggctctgaggggcGGTGACTGCCTCACGGCGTGAGTGCGGCACGGTGCGCGTGTGGCCGTGGTGCGAGTCCCCTCGGGGCTCTGTGCTGCGCGGGGCGCGGCGAGAGAGCCCCGGCGGGCAGGGCGAGCTCCGCGGGGCTGCTGCAACGCCCTGGGGCGTCCGCCTGGCGCGGGGCCTGTGAGGAGCCGGAGGGAACCGGGCCGAGGGACCGGGGGCGGCCTGGGGAcgggggggctcggggcagaCCTCACcgctctctgctgctgcctgacgGGGAGCtgtggggggctgggggtcagCCTGTTCTCACAGATAAgcagtgataggaccagagggaacggcctcaagttgtgccaggggaggctcgggttggaaatgaggagacgtttctgctcagaaagagcagtcaggcgttgggacgggttgtccagggaggtggtggcggcACCGTCCccgggggtgttcaaggagaggttgggcCTGGTACTCAcggacatggtttggtggtgacattggtggtggGGGGTGATTGGGCCAGGTGATCTCAGAGGGCCGCTCCAACCCTAACGGCTCTGTGATCTAATGACCCCGCTGATGTTGGGCAGAGAACACGACACATGGTCCAACAGGCATAAGCAATGGCAGGAGTCCTTAACAACTATCCAGtgcagcaaatgaaaatgtgcaAAAGCCAAGCGCCTAAAACTGTGCTTTTTGTTCCCTCATTGTTCTTGAGCTATTTTATAGTACTGACAAAGTTCCATGCAAGCTGCGCTCTGCCTGCCCTCACGCACGGTGACCCCGTATGGTGCTGGGGGACATCAGCGTAGGGTTGTCCTTGTGGCAGCAGGTGGCTTGGGCCAGCTACAGGAGGACTTCCACAGTGCAAGTGCTTTCTATAAAAGTCAGAAAGCCTTACCAAGAAGCAGCATTTGAAATAGcatttcttcaccttctttattttttttaatattgttttacCAGAAGGAAAATACTAGAGAAAAAGATACGTGTTGATAAAAGGCCCGGGTGAGGAGGGCAGCTCAGGAGTGTAGCTGTCATGCTCGGCtcctgaagcagcagaaatcagCAGAAGGTATTGCTGAGCAGCACGCCGCTGAGCCTCTCTTTGGATGAGGCACTGTAAGTGGTGATGAAGTGAGAGGAGCCTGGGTGATGATTCTGAAGGTGTTTATTCCTTCCTcataaaatgaggaaaaccaGTGCAttgggctctgctgggaggcTGGTGCTGTCGGTaggggcagccccacagagtGCCTTAGCAGCAGGTACCCTCGTGGAAGGCGCTGTAGCCAGAGTGACACTGACTGACTAAACTGTCTAGAACCATCTCTGAATGATGTTGGGATTTCACTCCTGTGGCAGCTGTAAACCTTCTCCATGGTGGGAAGTAGGATCACCAGTCCAACTGAAACATGCCGATAgcttattgttttaatttttatttgtaatgattTGTGATTAATCTAGGGTAGTAAATTTTTAGGTGCAGGACCTAGAGAGCATAAGCAGTTACAGGCCAGGTTTCTTGTGCTGATACCATGCTCAGCTCCTGTATAGCATAGCTAGAAAGAGTGAGCATGATTCAAAAGAAACCAACTTTGAAACACCTTGAAAGGCTTTTTCAGTGACTGTGTGGGAGGCTGGCACTCCAAGGCCACCAATTCTCCATCATACATAGGATCTTAACAGGCGAGGCTGAGGGCAATTTAACATGTTAAGGGAAACGCTGTGTATCGCTTATTACTGGGGCACAGCTGGCTAAAGGATCTCTGTGCTGGATCATCTCTGGAAGTTATTCTGTATTCTAACTAGGGCTAAAGTAATGCTTTATTTGGAGATGAAACTGGTTCTTAATAGCTTGTAAATAGGCATCTCTATAATGCAAAGCGTTTCAGCAAAGCTGTGAGCGTACTGAGCACGTATGGCTGCTTTCTGAAAGGTGGAGTCGGTGACTGAACTCCATCTAGCAGCAGTTATCACGCTTCTAGATCAGTTCCTGTCTTGCTGGTAGTAGGTTGGGCTGTTCTTTATGTACATACCTCGTTCTGTGTCCTGTTCAGCTCGTGTCTCAGCTCTTGTTCTGGAATAGTGCAGTTTATGCTAgtcctcaaaggaaaaaaaaaaaaaaaaaaaacaaacccataaagaaaaaaaaacccaaacccataAAGTAATCACTCCAGGTTCCAGCTAATTGTTTTCAGACCTGCACCGCAGCTCCCAGCAGTTTGCTCTTGTCAAAGCCGAGTGCTCGGGCGCTCTGGCGTCAGTTCCTCCACCCTCGGGTCACACTGAAGGTCCCTGAGGAAATGTCTTGTCTTCTGGTAGCCAAGCATCTCGCTCTTGTAGTCTGGCTGGGTTTTGGGTAAGAGGAAGGGCCTGTGGCATGTCCCtctggcagggctctgccttCCAGACAGGGGGTGGGGAAAGGTGAAGACATTTGCTGTCCCACTGCTGTCCAAGAGTgtgcccctgctctgcccctctGTTTTTGCTGGCTCAGAGCAATGCGGCTCTCTGGctgctgaagaggaaaaatatctggaGAAATTGTGTCCTGGAATGTTTGCCTGAAATGGTTTGGGGCTGGGagactgaattaatttttatcaCTTTCCTGAATGgtgcttgcatttttttaatactgggCTGCTCTGTATCTAGATGGCTGTAGTTAGATAACTGGAATTTGATATTGgagtttcttttaaacatttgcaCTGCTAGGATGCTTTTTTCTGATAAATAGTCTggcttaattctttttttcttttaacaagaTTAGCTTTGATTGTCTTAGGAAGAGTTTGGATCTTAATGTTATCATTTTCTCTATAAACTGTTCAAAGCCGTGTGTGAACAGGTGGTGGTGACTTGTTTGCTGTAGAAAACACTTGGTGTTGACCACAATATAACTTGTGCTGTCCTGTCTTTATTTCTCCCATCCTCTGAATTGTCTTGGTCAGTGTTTTTATGATTCCATATTAAAGAAATCAAGCAAAGTGTGCTGTCTCAAAACTTACTGTAGTGAGAAAgggtggggtgggaggtggAATATTGGAAACCAGGAGGactggagtttaaaaaaaaaaaaaaaaaaggagtagaGGAAACAGGCAGTGCCAAACAAGGTGGTGTAGGCGAGAGAGCTCTTGCACAAACAAtaacaagactttttttttgagagggaaaaaaaaaaaaaaagacttctggaGTTTATACCCGAAGGGGAGCTGTGCGAATGGCTTGAACAGTAGACAAAACACCGAAACTCCAAATACTGCTGAAGTCCTTGTAATTGAACTGCTGATCTAATGAGCATTAAGCTTAGCGCTCATAATGAGCCCATTAAATAGCTACAGAAAATCTTCTGTGTTCTGTGGCTTTGTCTGTTCCTGGCAGGGCACCAATGCAGATGAAAGCAGAATGACACATACGTAATGCAGGCTCAATGGGAGGATCATCTCGTGCCCTGGGAATGGCAGTGATTTTTCAAGCTGGAGTGCCTCCGAAACCTGCAGAGTGTGCAGTGTATGCAAGGGACAGCCCTTGGCCATGGTGCGAGAGTGCGCTATTGTAGAGCTGTCCGATGCTGGATGTGAATGCTGAAGTGATAACTTTTAGCATTTGTGTGTTTAGAGGATCTTTATTGACTGTGCTGAGCCGATAGTGGTCTTTTTGGCAGTTGGCAAGACAAAGAATATAATGCAGAGTCTTTCTCAGAATATTGTTTTAGCAGAAAGAAGGGAGGCATTcaagtgcaaaaatattttgtaggcAGCTATAGTATTGTCCTGGAGTCTAATAAATAATAGAGCTCTGGCAATTTTAGCTACTGTTGATCTTAACTACAAGAAGGTCTCTTCTTTTACAGGAATATAAAGCTGGATGCAAAATTAGATCTGAATCCTATTTATATATTGAGTCCTGTTTATCTGTAAGGATGCACACtcattctgtgtatttttaggGTATAAACCAGAGAAGCCTGACGAAACCGAAGACATTGAAAAATTGCAGTCCTTTATTTGGAATACACGTTATGAACCCTTTCTGGAGCATGTCTACAAGTTCTGTGCGCAAGGTAGATATAATGAGTGGGTGCTCTAAGGTGTTAAATCCTGAGGGCTGGGATCGCCTTCAATAAAAGGGTCAGCTGGCTGTGACTTGCAGTAATTGGAATGTGCCTGTGAACGGAGTCTTCTCCAGAACTCACTGCAATGACTCGTCTTATCTGAAGCATTTTCAAGTAGGAAAGACAAATGTGTGCAAATAGTTGAAGGTCTTGCTGCTTATGACATTTTTTACTGTCTTAAGTAGACTTTAGACAGGTATTGCATGTGCAGTGGGTACTGACAAAACTGCATATCTAATGCTGTTACTTGCTACATGAGACTGTGTCTAAAAGCACAGCACTTCTAAGTTTATTTACTTCTCAGGTTTCCATTACTAGAGAAAATTCTATAACTTGGTTGATGGTGCTCAAGGCATAGGTATTGCTACTAGTCCAAGTCTCAAGCATTTCAAAACGCTGTCCCCTAAATCGTGCCTGTAATCAGCACAGCCTAGTCACAGGTCTGTAACCTGCAGGTTTGTCCTGGCAGCCTGCGGAATGATTTTGAGGTCTGTACCTAACAGTGATCTCTAGCAGCGTAGCAGTGACCCACTAAGTAGAACaatctgtgtgtgtatatatgtgaaACAACAGAGGCATAAAAAGGTTGTTAGAGCAAAATTATTTAACATGGGCTCGATGTCACTGTCAACCAGTGATTCTCCCACAGCGGGAACAGGCTGCGTGATCAGTGCCAAGTGGGATGTTTGTCTTCGCATATTTCACTTCCTACCTGTGCTAAGTTTTCTGTAGAAAGTTTTGATTTCTTCTCAGATTTACTACGGTACTTCTCAGAGACTCTTTGAAGTCTAGAACGTGAGGATGTGCGTTAGTGGAAGTGCCTTACCTTGATGCGCTATGTGCTGGAAATAGCCTGACTTTAAGCTGATGGTATATATTACCTGGTTTTAGTTTCTAAATAAGTACAAACCTCTGTGTCCTAATCTGCAGATTTCCAATCTAGCCTTGATTGCTTTTGCACTTGTAGGCTAGGTTTGATTGAATAGAAGTTTATgtaaaaacataacaaaacccAAGAAGATCgctccaaaaaaaaacagaacatcaaAACCCAAGACGAGTTTCATTGGCCAAACTTGTAATTACTAAGGGCAGGTTTAAGCCTGTGTTAAAATATGTTCCTATGTTAAATACTTTGAATTCCAACCTCTAATGTCGTGGTTCTGTTTTAATCTAACAGAGACCTGAAGCTGAAGAGAAAACTTTGACTGGAGAGCTGAGAACCAGTCCTCCACGAACCTCTACAAAGAAACAGTTACCTTCTATTCCAAAGAACGCTGTGCCAATAACCAAGCCTGCCTCCCCTGCCGCATCGTCCCAGTCGACAAATGGAACACATGCTTCTTATGGGCCTTTTTATTTGGAGTATTCCCTCCTAGCAGAATTGTGggttttcactattttttttttctcttatagGTTACTGCGTATATGCTCCAGTGAAAAAATAACTGGTAGGGATCTAGTGCTTGTGTGGTGTCTCTGCCGCAGTCCCTAAAGAATGCAGTAAAACTCTGTGCTACACTAAATTCTTCTTCTGGAGCAGCAACCTCCGCCTCTTGAGGTGGCAGAGGAGAAGGGATGAAATTGTAAGGGCTGTGTTTAGATgtgattttctgaatttttgtatttctcagtcttcaagtaaaaacatttttagtctACCAAAACTGGTCTACCTGACCACTTATCCTCATAGTGTTTTGGCCAGAAATAcctaattttttaaacaatcaaTAAAACAGAAGCCAGCAGATGTTTAGTAGGAAGATGGTTATGAAGGTAGGGCATTGTATAATGGACTTAGGATGTGGGACACTTGAAAGTGCTTATTAAATGGATATTAGGAGGGCTGTGTGTCTTCCTGTCTTTAGTGGTGCTTGAGAGGGAGGAGTCACTGCAATTTAAAGAGTTTTTGTTGGATCAGTTTGATCAGTTGCATTTGATCTAGTCTAGTGATGTGCAGAGTGCTGTGGGAGCACACAAATCTGTGTGTCTGCAAAACTTACCAGTTATATGAAGTTACTTAGACTGTTTTATGCCATAAAGCTGGAGAGACTTTGTCAGTAGTAGACGTATTGGATTCTCAAGTATGCAGTGCCTTTTGGAACGAAGTCCCTGGAGTCCTGATGCAATACTGAGCTTCAGATCTTGCATGTAACCATTAAGTTGAAAGTGAGAACTCTCTAAACGTAAAATGTGTTGTTCAGGTGACTGATTCTGACttttaattcaagaaaaatgtctttcttctgcagcatgcAGAATACTTTGTATTCCTCTTGTTTAACAAATTCACGTACAGTATGGAAATAGTTAGCAGAGAGATGTgttaatgcttttctttaagaTTATTGTTTACTAGCGCAAGCATGCTGAGTTTAATTTAATGGGCCTATATTGCTATCTAACTGGAAAATATATGAAGTGAGTATTTCAGCTTATCATTTACGGTATTCAGTAGAATCCGCATACCTTACAATTGTAGCTGATTGGACTTAGAAGGAAGTTCTTGTGttcattaatttgaaaaatagtaaaagtaGCACACTTTTCCTCCGCAGTACTGTCATTTATCAAATGGAGCTTCCTAAAGGAtaaaggaaagagggagaaaacgTTTTCTTAATTCAAGGGTCATTGATGACTGAAGTAACTGAAGATGATTTGATCATCTTTACAAGAAATGAATTACCAAATAAGTgcaaatttagaaaaatgtgttgGTTCCTACTGTTAATGAGATGCTGTAATCACTTGACCTAGATTTCTAATATATCCAGCCTGtcctttctgttctctgttaCTTTGTTTGGTCACTTGCCAGTAGGATTCCTCGTTGACCTGCAGCATAGTCTtatctaaaactgaaaaattgtttaaaattaaaggtTTGGTAAACTTTCAGCATTAACTGGAATTGAATGCAAGCCTATGTTCAAAAAGATTTAATTGCATTCCTTTTTTTACTCTTTACTTTGAAACTGGGAATTCAGTAGAAAAGTGGAAATCACACAGTGCTGACAAGCATTAAATGCATCTTCTGGGGAAGttatttctatttctctgcTTACGGTTTTCTCAGGAGAAATAATATTTCCTCTTCGTAGCTTCTTAAGTGGAGAGCTAGGAAAAGCAGAGTGAAAGTATATGGTTTTGCTAGTTATCTGCCGCCTCCTTCTCTGAGCAATCTGCCCTTGAGAATTGAGTATAAGTTTGTGGAAGAAGTCTCCTGTTAAACTACTGGCCGTACGTTCTGGTTTTACTGCTGCCAGCTTGCTGTAGGTTTAATGTAGTTGTGGAGCTATTCTAAATACTGATTCTAATTGCAGTACCTTGGTTGTTAAGCAGAAATTGCCAGGTGTCTACGTGCAGCCATCTTACAGATCAGCATTAAGTAAGTTTAaacttaacttttaaaattttaatacatacttgtttttaaattcttccaATTTCTCAAGAAAACTTTCTCACTTGCAGTGTGGTTTGGAGTAATATTCATAAGACATGGGCTCTACCAGGATGGTGTGTTTAAATTTACTGTCTATATTCCTGATAACTACCCAGATGGAGACTGCCCGGTAAGTGGACAtggttgtgtgtgttttggggttttctggTGCTCTAAGTATGGCTTCCTGTTAAAGCTAATACACCAGTTAGCTTCTCATTTCATTGAACTAGTTTTGTTCTAGTTTTGTTCAGTTGGCTGGGCATGTTTGTGAGCCATCTTGTACATATTCCCTAATGTCTGTGGAAGGAAGTTGTTGCTCTGATTACTGAGACTGGTGTAGAGTGAATTCTATGAGGTTAGATTAATTAGAGTATTCAAGTAATCAACCAGTTCTTTACCACAACACTTGATCTGAAGCACTTAGGCTACTCAGAGTTTGGACACTATAATGGAACATAAAATGCAGGCACTTGTGCTGTGCTtgccacagcactgcagaatttcttgcctgtgtctgttttaaaatgcattgaaacAAAGAACTAAGAACTTGAGTTGAAAGTTGGTATAATAGAGGGAAAGGGAATAGATAGTCTGgtgtcactttttctttttcccctctaggGAAAAGAATACAAGTTATTacattcctgtttaaaaaaacaaacaaaaaaatccccatcAAAACAAAAACGCACATGTGGCAATCTGACTCTTTCCAGAGCAGAGCATCCGGCCCTCTTGGCCAGATTTCTTTAACAGGAAGGTTGGGGGTGGGTGTATGGAGCTGCTGTAGCTGAGAAGGAGTTGCTATGTCAGGAAGCTGTCTGCTTGGTGTCAAGTTTTGTGTGAAGCTATCACCTTTAAAAGGACAGAATTAGTAGGAATCAGTAtcttgaaaagattttaaagaaactcaTAAGCCTCTCGTATATCCATAATTATTTTACTAGCATGGGGCTTTCAAACcgtgttaaaatatttttcttttggagcaGCACACAAATGCCAGAGGAAACTAACTGTGCAGAGCTGAAGACACCATGGTGTCATCAcagtttacttaaaaatatgtaggataaaaaaaaaattgcttgtagctcaagtatttaaaaagctttcagtcGCAAATAGCTGAGGGTTGTTTTTGGCTTTAATCTGATCTTATCTGATATTACCTGTGTTGGCACACAGGATTAGTTTCCTGATTTGGTAATGAGCATGAAAGAGGACAAGACCCTGCATGTAGCCTGGGTATGTTGGGTTACAGTTTCACAGTTGCTATAAATCACTTCAGGGTGTTTTCCTGTTATCCAGTACCAGTTGCTTAGTATTTGGAAGCAACATCTGACtgaccaaaacaaacaaacaaccaccgAAAAACCTTCACCCAATAGTTTTAACCTTAGGATTCTTCTTTTTTCTAACTCAGCGCTTGGTTTTTGATCTGCCTGTCTTCCATCCGCTAGTAGATCCCATGTCTGGTGAACTGGATGTGAAAAGAGCGTTTGCAAAATGGAGGTTAGTGGTAACATTTTGATAAGTAGCTTGAAAGAGGCTCTTTACTTTCTTCACcgtgttttgttctttttaggCGAAATCATAATCACATATGGCAAGTACTAATGTATGCTCGCAGAGTCTTCTACAAGATTGACACAACTAGTCCTCTGAACCCTGAGGCTGCAGTGCTGTAAGTATCTTCTGTGTTTATAGACATAGCCTCTTAAGAGACTTTTTGCGTAGAAGTGTAGAAACAAGATCTGTACAATCAAATCATGATTAACTAGCTCTGGAGCTAGTTGCAGT
This genomic stretch from Cygnus olor isolate bCygOlo1 chromosome 12, bCygOlo1.pri.v2, whole genome shotgun sequence harbors:
- the LOC121076536 gene encoding AKT-interacting protein isoform X1; this translates as MNPFWSMSTSSVRKRPEAEEKTLTGELRTSPPRTSTKKQLPSIPKNAVPITKPASPAASSQSTNGTHASYGPFYLEYSLLAEFTLVVKQKLPGVYVQPSYRSALMWFGVIFIRHGLYQDGVFKFTVYIPDNYPDGDCPRLVFDLPVFHPLVDPMSGELDVKRAFAKWRRNHNHIWQVLMYARRVFYKIDTTSPLNPEAAVLYEKDIQLFKSKVVDSVKLCSSHLFDQPKIEDPYAIVFSPWNPAVHDEAREKMLTLKKKPEDQHCKSMHVSGLSWVKPGSVQPFSKEEKTMPT
- the LOC121076536 gene encoding AKT-interacting protein isoform X2, which encodes MNPFWSMSTSSVRKRPEAEEKTLTGELRTSPPRTSTKKQLPSIPKNAVPITKPASPAASSQSTNGTHASYGPFYLEYSLLAEFTLVVKQKLPGVYVQPSYRSALMWFGVIFIRHGLYQDGVFKFTVYIPDNYPDGDCPRLVFDLPVFHPLVDPMSGELDVKRAFAKWRRNHNHIWQVLMYARRVFYKIDTTSPLNPEAAVLYEKDIQLFKSKVVDSVKLCSSHLFDQPKIEDPYAIVFSPWNPAVHDEAREKMLTLKKPEDQHCKSMHVSGLSWVKPGSVQPFSKEEKTMPT